In the Bombiscardovia apis genome, AGAGCTGGAGACAGGTGCCCAAGCCGGCTACGAGCAGGCCGTTCTGGATTACCAAGGCAGACTCTTCTGGGCTCATGTGAGCTGCCGCTGCTACTAAGAAAATTGGGGCGAGATTGGCTACAAACATAGCCATCACATGCTGGAGCCCAAAGGGTAAGCCCTTCCAAAACGAGATTTTGCCGTCCATGGAGCGTAGAGCGCTCATCGACGCGGCACCCGTGGCTTGATTATTCGTGGATGAAGAATCGGACTGGGCAGATGAAGCTGCTTGATCTGCAGATTGCTGGTTTTTATGCTGATTGACTTCCTGCTGTGGTGTAGTACTCACGCTTGCCTTCTTATGCTCTGAACTCTCTATGTACTGTGCGCTGGTGTGATGATTTGAGGGATTGGTCCGCTAGGAATTTTGGCGCAGCTAGGTGGCGTACACAGGGCCTCCTCTGGACGGGAAATCGGTACTAAGGAACAAGAGAAGGCCATGCATACTTACGCTGCATGGCCTTCTTGATATGAACGGGCGGGGAGTCTCGGAATTCATTGAACGATTGTGGGCACACTGCTCCCGCTGGATTGGCGTATGCGCGTCTGCGTGGCAAATATTGAAGCCGTAGCAGCGAATCACTACGCGAGGGCCAGTGTGCATGAGTCTTTCAACACTCCAAGCATTAGGATGAATAGAATCTGATGGAGATACTCAAGTGGTGTTGGCTTTCGAACGAGTGTCCGTAGTCCAGCTACCTAACAGACAGGTTACTACTGGCGGTAGTCATTGCCCTAGGACTTTGGACAGTCTTGCGTGTCTATGAAAGGTCGGGCATACAAAGTAGTGAGAGCCATAAGAATTGCTGCGGCGAGCATAATTGCTGGCATGGGTAAGTGGTCAATGAGCATCCCATATACAGCCTGGCCCAAGGGCATAGCGGCCATAGCCAGTGCCATTGTAGCGCCTATGACTTTCCCTACTAGCTGAGGCGGGGTCGAGCCTTGCTCATAAGCCAATATGGTGACGGAAATGCACTGTACGCAAGCCATCGCGCCGGCAGTAGCAAGGGTAAGTACCGCGTAAGTAGTTATGGTCGGGGCATGCATGAATAAGGCAAGGGCTGTTGGCAGAAGGCACAAGCTGCTCAAGCCTAGCAAATGCGGAATGTGAGATAAGGTGAACCATTTAGGCTTAAGACTTAAGAGAAGTGCACCTGCCAAACCGCCAGTGGAGATAGCGCCTTCGGTCAAGCCTTGCATTTGATTGCTCAGTCCTAGCAGATGAGTCACTATATAAGGCAACGATACGTTCAGTAGGGCGCAGAAAACGAGGTTGGCAACTGCGATAACAATATTTGCGGCCAATAGCAAGCGTTGAGACAGCAGGAACTTGCCAGCTTGGGCGAAATCGGCCGCGAAACTGGTGAATGGGTTCGACATTGGCGAATGCGTTGAAAGCTGCGGAATATGGATGAAACAGAAAATCCACAGCGACGAAATCAAACAAGCGCCGCAGGAGAGCAATACCACCGCCTTCAAGCCCGCAAAGCCCAGGAGCATGCCAGCAAATACCGGACCGATCATGTTGGTCAAAGAGTTTACTTGAGTGATGAGGGCCGTTGCTCGCTTGAGTCCTTCGCCGCTGGTGCGCTTTGGGTCGACCAAGCAAGGCACGGTAGCTTGAACGATAGGGCTATATAAAGCATGAAAACCGTAGGCCAGCATCATGGTCACTATCGTTATGAGCGTCATACTGCTAGCTGAATAGAAGAGCGCGTAAGAGAGTGCCGCACATGCGCTCGCGGCATCGAGTGCGGCCATAGCCTTGCGCTTGTCGAAGCGATCGGCAATTGCGCCGCCTACTGGTGTGAGAATAACCGACGGAATGAGAGCGAGAGCGGCAACTATTCCATAGAGCGATGCTGAACCGGTTGCATTGAGCAAGTGGAGGGGGAGCGCAAAGGTGAGCGTTACCTGACCGAGGGAAGAGAGAATCTCTGTGAGCAGCAGTGATACGAAAGCTGGGGTAAAGATAGAGGCGGCCGGGTGCTGTGAGGGTGTTGAAGTCATCGCTGTATGACCTTTCATGTGCGTGTGCTCGTTTGTGTTTACATATTTGATATATATACCGACGGTTGGTATGTAAAGCTGCTTATGCTTATCTCGTCCAATATGGCAGGGGATAAGTGGCTGAAGTTTTCCTTACTATAGAGGAGAGGGCTTTATTGGTTGTTGCGGTGGGTTGTACTGGGGCGTGTCTGCTTTGGCTGGGCTTCTTCTGATTGATTCGTGCTGCCATAGGAGGCCAACAAATCACTCAAGCCTCGATCTTCGATTGGTACGCCGAGAGCCCGCAAAATGGTGAAGTAGACATCCGCTCGTGCGTGTAATTCTTCGCTGTTGCCAGGCTGGAAGAGGGGGTATAGCCACATGTTGGACAGCAGCATTTGCACTTCGGCTACTTGCTGGGGGTGTTGTACCTGGAGTGAGCCGTCTTCGTTGCCGCGCTCAAGAATTGGGGCTATGACCTTGGGCGCAGCATCCAGTAGACCGGTAAATTGCATGCCAATGAGTTTGGGGTTGAGTCTGGGGTCGAAGGATGCAATCAGGGGAGCGATAGCTTCGAGTTCTGGTGCAACGACTTGGGTGCTGTGTATGTCTTGCATGCGCTCCAAGCCATTGTCACTTTCGTTTCTTGCTTCGATTTCTTCGCTTGCTTGTTCGCTTGGTTCGTCAGCGTTGCGCTGTCTGGAAGTGTGGCCAGCAACCAATTCTTGGAATTGTGCTTGCCACTTGCTCTGCCGATGAGGGCTGACCTTGGCAAACAGGCGGTTGACTACGGCTTCGAACAAATCTTCCTTTGAAGCAAAGTGGTGGTAGATAGCTCCCTTGCTCAAACCGCCCAGGTTGTTGATGATGTCTTGCATGCTGGTGTTGTCGTAGCCCTTGCTAAGAAAAAGCTCGGTGGCCACGTCGAGTATTGTTTGCACTGTCTCTTCTGGGTGTGCATTGCGAGCCATAGCGCTTCTCTTTTCTTTGTTATAACAGCTAGTTTAGGAGGTTATACCTACTGTTGGTATGTATACTAC is a window encoding:
- a CDS encoding MFS transporter, with translation MKGHTAMTSTPSQHPAASIFTPAFVSLLLTEILSSLGQVTLTFALPLHLLNATGSASLYGIVAALALIPSVILTPVGGAIADRFDKRKAMAALDAASACAALSYALFYSASSMTLITIVTMMLAYGFHALYSPIVQATVPCLVDPKRTSGEGLKRATALITQVNSLTNMIGPVFAGMLLGFAGLKAVVLLSCGACLISSLWIFCFIHIPQLSTHSPMSNPFTSFAADFAQAGKFLLSQRLLLAANIVIAVANLVFCALLNVSLPYIVTHLLGLSNQMQGLTEGAISTGGLAGALLLSLKPKWFTLSHIPHLLGLSSLCLLPTALALFMHAPTITTYAVLTLATAGAMACVQCISVTILAYEQGSTPPQLVGKVIGATMALAMAAMPLGQAVYGMLIDHLPMPAIMLAAAILMALTTLYARPFIDTQDCPKS
- a CDS encoding TetR/AcrR family transcriptional regulator; amino-acid sequence: MARNAHPEETVQTILDVATELFLSKGYDNTSMQDIINNLGGLSKGAIYHHFASKEDLFEAVVNRLFAKVSPHRQSKWQAQFQELVAGHTSRQRNADEPSEQASEEIEARNESDNGLERMQDIHSTQVVAPELEAIAPLIASFDPRLNPKLIGMQFTGLLDAAPKVIAPILERGNEDGSLQVQHPQQVAEVQMLLSNMWLYPLFQPGNSEELHARADVYFTILRALGVPIEDRGLSDLLASYGSTNQSEEAQPKQTRPSTTHRNNQ